In Gammaproteobacteria bacterium, the genomic stretch GTCTTCGCCGCCGCCGGGGAAGGCGATGCTCGCCAGGCAATGTTCGCCGCCGGGTGCGCCGTCTTCAAGCCGGATGTCGCAGGGCGCCGACATGACAACCGTCCGGGCCGCGCGCCGAATCAGGGGCAGGGGTTGGGAAGGTCTTCGTGAACCCGCTCGATGGCCTCGAGCACATCCACGGACAATTCAAGGCGGGCGCTTTCGATGTTGCTTTTCAGTTGCTCCATCGTCGTCGCGCCGATGATGTTGCTGGTCAGAAACGAGCGCGTATTGACATAGGCCAGCGCCATTTGCGCCGGGTCCAGGCCGGCGCCGCGCGCAATCTCCACATAACGGCGGGTGGCCTCGATGCCGGCCTCGCCGGTGTAGCGGGTGAAGTATTCAAACAGCGTCAGCCGCGCGTTCGCGGGTTTGGCGCCGTCCAGATACTTGCCGCTCAGCACGCCGAAGCCGAGCGGCGAATACGCCAGCAGCCCGCACTGTTCGCGGTGCGCGATTTCGGCGAGGCCGACCTCAAAGGTGCGGTTCAGCAGGCTGTAAGGATTCTGAATGCTGACAATGCGCGGCAGCGCGGGTTTCCCGCCGGACTGTCCGGACAGTGCCAGATACGCCATCGCGCCCCACGGCGTCTCGTTGGAAATGCCGATGTGGCGCACCTTGCCCTGCGCGACAAG encodes the following:
- a CDS encoding NADP(H)-dependent aldo-keto reductase produces the protein MNYRTLGNTGIDVSVICLGTMTWGEQNTEAEAHEQLDFAVEQGVNFIDTAEMYPVPPREETQGLTETHTGNWLKRRKNRGDLILASKVSGPDMQSYLRGGPELTRDHIERALEGSLQRLGTDCIDLYQVHWPARKTNFFGKLGYQHEDDAGDPPTPISETLEALGDLVAQGKVRHIGISNETPWGAMAYLALSGQSGGKPALPRIVSIQNPYSLLNRTFEVGLAEIAHREQCGLLAYSPLGFGVLSGKYLDGAKPANARLTLFEYFTRYTGEAGIEATRRYVEIARGAGLDPAQMALAYVNTRSFLTSNIIGATTMEQLKSNIESARLELSVDVLEAIERVHEDLPNPCP